In Ferribacterium limneticum, a genomic segment contains:
- a CDS encoding response regulator → MTEQRNALVVDDHPTNRLLASALLKKLGWMVMEAESGSAALTLAAKHPFRLVLLDISMPGLSGEDTCARLRAAEANPPLHIVAYTAHAFPEDRERLLAEGFDDVLVKPISRQRLEELTANL, encoded by the coding sequence ATGACGGAACAACGTAACGCTCTGGTCGTCGACGACCACCCCACCAACCGCCTGCTCGCCTCAGCCTTGCTCAAAAAGCTCGGGTGGATGGTCATGGAGGCGGAGAGCGGCAGTGCGGCATTGACGCTGGCGGCCAAACACCCATTCCGGCTCGTCTTGCTCGACATCAGCATGCCCGGCCTTTCCGGCGAAGACACCTGCGCCCGGTTGCGGGCCGCCGAGGCAAACCCGCCCCTGCACATCGTGGCCTATACCGCCCACGCCTTCCCGGAGGATCGGGAGCGCCTGCTCGCCGAAGGTTTCGACGATGTGCTGGTCAAACCGATCAGCCGTCAGCGCCTCGAAGAGCTCACCGCGAATCTTTGA
- a CDS encoding sensor histidine kinase, translating to MKFPAFLGGIRGKLIGIFVLIKVVPLLLLAGFAWYATTQLGEDVSTKAGSMADAMLSTIKTVGKTVTDDSIRALDQRSREAIEALTTDAAKEIATFLHDRDSDIRQAARLEPSEAAFRRFLSERSRPIYQHGPWKLADDGQSWVPETPVVREAKVTRPVLPDNARDFHARPPEYFGESERRPLFVEMTFVDLDGNEKIKVTTGQLTEKRLKNVVGRRNTFVKAETYFAELKKLKAGEIYVSDVIGAYVPTQAIGPYLPAALEKAGKPFTPEESAYAGTENPIGKRFRGIVRWAMPVVRGGQTVGYVTLALDHDHIRQFSDRLMPTDERYTPIADAIKGNYAFIWDYKSRSISHPRDYFIVGYDPQTGLPATPWMDAELYAEWQASDKPAHEFLAGVPAFRNQNLKLKPAKELVKAGTVGLDCRYLNFSPQCDGWNALTEHGGSGSFVIFFSGLWKLTTAAAIPYYTGQYSKSPQGFGFVTIGANVDEFHKAATDTAGRINQLVEENDASLSIQRGELLDHIAASLTSTGIGLWTSTLLMVAIVIGIAIWMAGLLTRRITAMITGIHAFQEGDRKRRLDVGSSDEMGELSRSFNRMADSVEESFNRLEEAREKAEEASRQKSAFLATMSHELRTPLNGILGFAELLKSELDDTEHRGYVEIIEQSGGHLLNLVNEILDLAKIESGEMRFNKVVISLADVVTESAAVHQVSAAAKGLQFDLELAEDLPGEITTDPTRLRQILNNLLSNAVKFTDSGRISFSISRVRHAVAFAVRDTGPGIPLESRETIFEKFKQLENFLTREHGGTGLGLALVRQLAEHMGGKVTLESEVGVGSTFTVYLPLDISHDGTT from the coding sequence ATGAAATTTCCAGCTTTTCTGGGCGGTATTCGCGGCAAGCTGATCGGCATTTTCGTGCTGATCAAGGTTGTTCCGCTGCTTTTGCTGGCCGGATTTGCCTGGTACGCCACCACCCAGCTGGGCGAAGACGTTTCCACGAAGGCAGGCAGCATGGCCGACGCCATGCTCTCGACGATCAAAACGGTCGGCAAGACCGTTACCGATGACTCCATTCGCGCCCTCGACCAGCGCTCGCGCGAAGCCATCGAAGCGCTGACCACGGACGCCGCCAAGGAAATTGCCACTTTCCTGCATGACCGCGACAGCGACATCCGGCAAGCCGCCAGACTGGAGCCCTCAGAGGCGGCTTTCCGCCGGTTCCTGAGCGAACGGAGCCGGCCGATCTATCAACATGGTCCATGGAAGCTGGCCGACGATGGCCAATCGTGGGTACCCGAAACGCCAGTCGTCCGCGAGGCCAAGGTCACCCGTCCGGTTCTGCCGGACAACGCCAGGGATTTCCACGCCCGCCCGCCGGAGTATTTCGGGGAAAGCGAACGACGGCCGCTATTCGTCGAAATGACCTTCGTCGATCTCGACGGCAACGAAAAGATCAAGGTCACGACCGGCCAACTGACCGAAAAAAGGCTTAAAAACGTCGTCGGCCGCAGGAATACCTTCGTCAAGGCAGAAACCTATTTTGCTGAACTGAAAAAACTCAAGGCCGGCGAAATCTACGTATCCGACGTCATCGGCGCCTACGTTCCGACGCAGGCCATCGGCCCCTACCTGCCAGCCGCCCTGGAAAAAGCCGGCAAACCTTTCACGCCGGAAGAGTCGGCCTATGCCGGCACCGAAAACCCGATCGGCAAGCGCTTCCGCGGCATTGTCCGCTGGGCCATGCCGGTCGTCAGGGGCGGCCAGACTGTCGGCTACGTCACGCTCGCCCTCGATCACGACCACATCCGTCAATTCTCCGACCGCCTGATGCCGACCGACGAGCGCTACACGCCGATCGCCGACGCCATCAAGGGCAATTACGCCTTCATCTGGGATTACAAGAGCCGCTCGATTTCCCACCCACGCGACTACTTCATCGTCGGCTACGATCCGCAGACCGGCCTGCCGGCAACGCCGTGGATGGACGCCGAGCTGTACGCTGAATGGCAGGCCAGCGACAAACCGGCCCATGAATTTCTCGCCGGCGTTCCAGCCTTTCGCAACCAGAACCTCAAGCTCAAGCCCGCCAAAGAACTGGTCAAGGCCGGCACGGTCGGCCTTGACTGTCGCTACCTGAATTTTTCGCCGCAATGCGACGGCTGGAACGCGCTGACCGAGCATGGCGGCTCGGGCTCCTTCGTCATTTTCTTCTCCGGCCTGTGGAAACTGACCACGGCTGCCGCCATTCCTTATTACACCGGCCAGTACAGCAAGTCGCCACAGGGTTTCGGCTTTGTCACCATCGGCGCCAATGTCGATGAATTCCACAAGGCGGCAACCGATACGGCAGGCCGGATCAACCAGCTCGTCGAAGAAAATGATGCCAGCCTGAGCATCCAGCGTGGCGAACTGCTCGACCATATCGCCGCAAGCCTGACCTCGACCGGCATCGGCCTGTGGACCTCGACGCTGCTCATGGTGGCCATCGTCATCGGCATTGCCATCTGGATGGCCGGGCTACTGACCCGGCGTATTACGGCAATGATCACCGGCATCCACGCCTTCCAGGAAGGCGACCGGAAACGCCGTCTGGATGTCGGCTCCTCCGACGAAATGGGCGAACTTTCCCGCTCCTTCAACCGGATGGCCGACTCGGTCGAAGAGTCCTTCAATCGACTCGAAGAAGCGAGGGAAAAAGCAGAGGAAGCCAGCCGGCAAAAATCCGCCTTCCTGGCCACCATGTCGCACGAACTGCGCACCCCGCTCAACGGCATCCTCGGCTTTGCCGAGCTGCTCAAAAGCGAACTCGACGACACCGAACATCGTGGCTACGTCGAAATCATCGAGCAGAGCGGCGGCCACCTGCTCAACCTGGTCAATGAAATTCTCGATCTCGCCAAGATCGAATCAGGCGAAATGCGCTTCAACAAGGTGGTCATCTCGCTCGCCGACGTCGTCACCGAAAGCGCGGCCGTGCATCAGGTAAGCGCCGCGGCAAAAGGCTTGCAGTTCGACCTCGAACTCGCAGAAGACCTGCCCGGAGAAATCACCACCGACCCAACCCGCCTGCGCCAGATCCTGAACAACTTGCTGAGCAACGCCGTCAAATTCACCGATAGCGGCCGGATCAGCTTCAGTATCAGCCGTGTCCGCCATGCTGTTGCCTTTGCCGTTCGCGATACCGGCCCCGGCATCCCGCTGGAAAGCCGCGAAACCATTTTCGAGAAGTTCAAGCAACTGGAAAACTTCCTGACCCGCGAACACGGGGGAACCGGACTAGGTCTGGCGCTCGTCCGCCAACTGGCAGAGCATATGGGCGGGAAGGTCACGCTCGAATCTGAAGTCGGCGTCGGATCAACTTTCACGGTTTACCTGCCACTGGATATCAGCCATGACGGAACAACGTAA
- a CDS encoding extracellular solute-binding protein, translated as MSHCLRPLTVAITLALACSAVQAKPAKPVAKPAEPAVSAEFELAHNLGAAGEERLQAIVDRFNKESGSALKLVRLEKGDKPAMLNLMRRYDMSDVLSQPKAFVPLHQMMAKAGQPLKFGELSGDLKAGVVDAKGKVVALPVLYSTPVLFYNKNAFRKAKLDPEQPPKTWFEMQGMLDKLQDAGYACPYTSSWPVWVHVDNVSAISGVPAATDKGQLTFNGLPQVKHLAMMATWSKANYFKLFGRRNEASAKFNEGECAMITTDSREHVDFRDAKGVELGVAPMPYHDDVYGGRQSSLADGASLWVGAGRTPVQYKQAAKFVNFMLSPEMQIEMVRVYGGLPMTSTARAAARSKLLQDGDKTLEIAYASLKGNGSKPAVRVANIDSVRLITNEEMEAVWEDKKPAKAALDTSVTRGNALLGAKPLLKKAQPF; from the coding sequence ATGTCGCATTGCCTTCGTCCCCTGACCGTCGCCATCACACTGGCCCTGGCCTGTTCTGCTGTCCAGGCCAAACCGGCCAAGCCCGTGGCCAAACCGGCGGAGCCGGCGGTTTCTGCCGAATTCGAGCTGGCCCACAATCTTGGCGCGGCGGGTGAGGAGCGTTTGCAGGCGATTGTCGATCGCTTCAACAAGGAGTCGGGCAGCGCGCTCAAGCTGGTGCGTCTGGAAAAAGGCGACAAGCCGGCGATGCTCAACCTGATGCGCCGCTACGATATGAGCGATGTCCTGAGCCAGCCAAAAGCCTTCGTGCCTTTGCATCAAATGATGGCCAAGGCCGGCCAGCCGCTCAAGTTCGGCGAGCTGTCGGGCGATCTGAAGGCCGGTGTGGTCGATGCCAAGGGCAAAGTCGTTGCCCTGCCGGTGCTTTATTCCACCCCGGTGCTGTTCTACAACAAGAATGCTTTCCGCAAGGCCAAGCTCGACCCCGAGCAGCCGCCGAAGACCTGGTTCGAGATGCAGGGCATGCTCGACAAGCTGCAGGACGCCGGCTACGCCTGTCCCTACACCTCGTCGTGGCCGGTCTGGGTGCACGTTGACAACGTCAGCGCCATTTCCGGTGTGCCGGCAGCGACCGACAAGGGCCAGCTGACCTTCAACGGTCTGCCGCAGGTCAAGCATCTGGCGATGATGGCGACGTGGAGCAAGGCTAATTATTTCAAGTTGTTTGGTCGCCGCAATGAGGCCAGCGCCAAGTTCAACGAAGGCGAATGCGCGATGATCACCACCGATTCGCGTGAACATGTCGATTTCCGCGATGCCAAGGGTGTCGAGCTGGGCGTTGCCCCGATGCCGTATCACGACGATGTCTATGGTGGTCGTCAGTCGTCGCTGGCCGATGGGGCTTCGCTGTGGGTCGGCGCAGGTCGGACACCGGTGCAGTACAAGCAGGCGGCCAAGTTTGTCAATTTCATGCTGTCGCCGGAAATGCAGATTGAAATGGTCCGGGTCTACGGTGGCTTGCCAATGACCTCGACCGCCCGCGCCGCGGCGCGCAGCAAGCTGCTGCAGGATGGCGACAAGACGCTGGAAATCGCTTACGCCTCGCTCAAGGGCAACGGCAGCAAGCCGGCCGTGCGCGTCGCCAATATCGACTCGGTGCGTCTCATCACCAACGAAGAGATGGAAGCCGTCTGGGAAGACAAGAAGCCGGCCAAGGCGGCGCTCGATACCTCGGTCACTCGCGGCAACGCGCTGCTCGGCGCCAAGCCGCTGTTGAAGAAGGCTCAGCCCTTCTGA
- the ugpQ gene encoding glycerophosphodiester phosphodiesterase, whose translation MDFPLPRWFAHRGGGALAPENTLAGLRLAARLGFAAVEFDVMLSGDGTPVLIHDETLERTTNGQGLVSETPDARLFALDAGNGERVPRYAEAVAMCREYGLLANVEIKPAAGFERQTAETVARLSTSLWQGAAVQPLISSLSLEALEIARDLAPQIPRGVLFEQVPADWLAVVRRLQAVTLHCDVEHLSDDVLAEVQANDIPVLCYTVNTKKAAESLFERGVSAVFTDRLDLFVTETSAYKGLHLGG comes from the coding sequence ATGGATTTCCCGCTGCCGCGCTGGTTTGCCCATCGCGGCGGCGGGGCGCTGGCCCCGGAAAATACCCTGGCCGGACTCCGGCTGGCGGCGCGCCTGGGGTTTGCGGCGGTTGAGTTTGATGTCATGTTGTCCGGCGATGGCACGCCCGTACTCATTCACGACGAAACGCTTGAGCGGACGACGAACGGCCAGGGCCTGGTCAGCGAGACGCCCGATGCCAGGCTCTTTGCGCTGGATGCAGGTAATGGCGAGCGCGTTCCGCGTTATGCCGAGGCGGTTGCCATGTGCCGCGAATATGGCCTGTTGGCCAATGTCGAAATCAAGCCGGCGGCGGGTTTCGAGCGCCAGACGGCCGAAACGGTGGCTCGCCTGAGCACCAGCCTGTGGCAGGGGGCTGCAGTGCAGCCGCTAATCTCATCCTTATCGCTGGAGGCGCTGGAAATTGCTCGCGATCTGGCACCGCAGATTCCGCGTGGTGTGCTCTTCGAGCAGGTTCCGGCCGACTGGCTCGCTGTGGTGCGGCGCCTGCAGGCGGTCACCCTGCATTGCGATGTCGAGCATTTGAGCGATGACGTGCTGGCCGAGGTGCAAGCCAATGACATTCCCGTGCTGTGTTACACGGTCAACACGAAAAAAGCCGCAGAATCGCTGTTCGAGCGTGGGGTCAGCGCCGTCTTTACCGATCGCCTTGATCTTTTCGTGACCGAAACAAGTGCTTACAAAGGCTTGCATTTGGGCGGCTGA
- the alaS gene encoding alanine--tRNA ligase codes for MKSAEIRQQFLDFFASKGHQIVSSSSLVPHEDPTLLFTNAGMNQFKDVFLGFDKRPYSRATTSQKCVRAGGKHNDLENVGYTARHHTFFEMLGNFSFGDYFKRDAITYAWELLTEVYKLPKDKLTVTVYAEDDEAYDIWTKEIGVPAERVIRIGDNKGARYASDNFWMMGDTGPCGPCTEIFYDHGEKHWGGPPGSPDEDGDRFIEIWNNVFMQFNRDEAGVMHPLPKPSVDTGMGLERVSAVLQGVHANYEIDLFQALLKAAARETSDADMDSPSLKVLADHIRACSFLIADGVIPGNEGRGYVLRRIIRRAIRHGYKLGARAAFFHKMVPDLVAEMGDAYPELKENQAKVVATLKQEEDRFFATIEHGMEILEGELAAMAAKGVTVFNGETAFKLHDTYGFPLDLTADICRERDVTVDGAAFDAAMARQKEQARAAGKFKMALNLDYAGQETIFHGYESLEAKGKVLALYKDGAAVNELNEGDFGVIVLDHTPFYAESGGQCGDRGELKGVGGIFAVEDTLKIQAAVFGHHGILKTGKLVIGQEVGAKVDTVARAATQRNHSVTHLMHKALRQVLGQHVQQKGSQVDPDKTRFDFAQNTPMSAEEIREVEEIVNAEILANAATDSRVMGIDDAQKSGAMMLFGEKYGEEVRVVAIGSSKELCGGTHVARSGDIGLFKIVSEGGVAAGVRRVEAITGTNALAWVQAQASRVAGVAALLKTQPDDLAERVVSILDNVRSLEKELARLKSKLAASQGDDLVSQAADIKGAKVLAATLEGADVATLRETMDKLKDKLKSAAILLASVVDGKVTLIAGVTADLTGKVKAGELVNMVALQVGGKGGGRPDMAQAGGTQPENLPAALASVSAWVEGKL; via the coding sequence ATGAAAAGCGCCGAAATCCGCCAGCAGTTCCTCGACTTCTTCGCCTCCAAGGGCCACCAGATCGTTTCTTCCAGTTCGCTGGTGCCGCACGAAGATCCGACGCTGCTGTTCACCAACGCCGGGATGAACCAGTTCAAGGACGTTTTCCTCGGTTTCGACAAGCGTCCATATTCCCGCGCGACGACTTCGCAGAAATGCGTGCGCGCCGGCGGCAAGCACAACGACCTCGAAAACGTCGGCTATACCGCCCGCCACCACACTTTCTTCGAGATGCTCGGCAACTTCAGCTTCGGCGACTACTTCAAGCGCGACGCCATCACCTACGCCTGGGAACTGCTCACTGAAGTCTACAAGCTGCCCAAGGACAAGCTGACCGTCACCGTCTACGCCGAGGACGACGAGGCCTACGACATCTGGACCAAGGAAATCGGCGTGCCGGCCGAGCGCGTCATCCGCATTGGCGACAACAAGGGCGCCCGCTACGCCTCCGACAATTTCTGGATGATGGGCGACACCGGCCCCTGCGGCCCGTGTACCGAAATCTTCTACGACCACGGCGAAAAGCACTGGGGCGGCCCACCGGGATCGCCGGACGAAGACGGCGACCGTTTCATCGAAATCTGGAACAACGTCTTCATGCAGTTCAACCGCGACGAAGCTGGCGTCATGCATCCGCTGCCCAAGCCTTCGGTCGACACCGGCATGGGCCTCGAACGCGTCTCCGCAGTGCTGCAAGGTGTTCATGCCAACTACGAGATCGACCTGTTCCAGGCGCTGCTCAAGGCCGCCGCCCGCGAAACCAGCGATGCCGACATGGATTCGCCGTCGCTCAAGGTGCTGGCCGACCACATCCGCGCCTGCTCCTTCCTCATTGCCGACGGCGTTATTCCCGGCAACGAAGGTCGCGGCTACGTCCTGCGCCGCATCATTCGCCGCGCCATCCGCCACGGCTACAAGCTCGGCGCACGCGCCGCCTTCTTCCACAAGATGGTGCCCGACCTCGTTGCCGAAATGGGCGATGCCTACCCGGAACTCAAGGAAAACCAGGCCAAGGTCGTCGCCACGCTCAAGCAGGAAGAAGACCGCTTCTTCGCCACCATCGAGCACGGCATGGAAATCCTCGAAGGCGAACTCGCCGCCATGGCCGCCAAGGGCGTCACCGTTTTCAACGGCGAAACTGCCTTCAAACTGCACGACACCTACGGCTTCCCGCTCGACCTGACAGCCGACATCTGCCGCGAGCGCGACGTCACAGTCGATGGCGCCGCTTTTGACGCCGCCATGGCACGCCAGAAGGAACAGGCGCGCGCCGCCGGCAAATTCAAGATGGCGCTCAACCTCGACTACGCCGGCCAGGAAACCATCTTCCACGGCTACGAGTCGCTCGAAGCCAAAGGCAAGGTGCTGGCGCTCTACAAGGACGGCGCCGCCGTCAATGAACTCAACGAAGGTGATTTCGGCGTGATTGTTCTCGACCACACGCCGTTCTACGCCGAGTCCGGCGGCCAGTGCGGCGACCGTGGCGAGCTCAAGGGCGTCGGCGGCATTTTCGCCGTCGAAGATACCTTGAAGATCCAGGCCGCCGTTTTCGGTCATCACGGCATCCTGAAAACCGGCAAACTGGTCATCGGCCAGGAAGTCGGCGCAAAGGTCGATACCGTCGCCCGGGCCGCCACGCAGCGTAACCACTCGGTCACCCACCTCATGCACAAGGCGTTGCGCCAGGTTCTCGGCCAGCACGTCCAGCAGAAGGGCTCGCAGGTCGATCCGGACAAGACCCGCTTCGACTTCGCACAAAATACCCCGATGAGCGCCGAGGAAATCCGCGAGGTCGAAGAGATCGTCAATGCTGAAATTCTCGCCAACGCCGCGACCGACAGCCGTGTCATGGGCATCGACGACGCCCAGAAATCCGGCGCCATGATGCTTTTCGGCGAAAAGTACGGCGAAGAGGTGCGCGTCGTGGCCATCGGCTCCTCGAAGGAATTGTGCGGCGGTACCCACGTCGCCCGTAGCGGCGACATCGGCCTGTTCAAGATTGTCTCCGAGGGCGGCGTCGCTGCCGGCGTACGTCGCGTCGAAGCGATTACCGGGACCAATGCGCTGGCCTGGGTGCAGGCGCAGGCAAGTCGCGTTGCCGGCGTCGCCGCCTTGCTCAAGACCCAGCCGGACGATCTCGCCGAACGCGTCGTCAGCATCCTCGACAATGTTCGTTCGCTGGAGAAGGAACTGGCTCGCCTCAAGTCAAAACTCGCCGCTTCCCAGGGCGATGATCTCGTCAGCCAGGCCGCCGACATCAAGGGCGCCAAGGTGCTCGCCGCAACGCTCGAAGGCGCCGACGTCGCGACGCTGCGCGAGACGATGGACAAGCTCAAGGACAAGCTCAAATCGGCGGCCATCCTGCTCGCCTCGGTGGTCGATGGCAAGGTGACGCTGATTGCCGGCGTGACGGCTGATCTGACCGGCAAGGTCAAGGCCGGCGAACTGGTCAACATGGTCGCCCTGCAGGTTGGCGGCAAGGGCGGCGGTCGTCCGGACATGGCGCAGGCCGGCGGTACGCAGCCGGAAAACCTGCCGGCGGCACTGGCTTCGGTGTCGGCCTGGGTCGAAGGCAAGCTGTGA
- a CDS encoding EAL and HDOD domain-containing protein yields the protein MSENAADQLFLGRQPILDRNQQLFAYELLFRSGSRNFADITCGVQATATVIANAFTELGVEAALGEYRGFINVDEAFLFSDLLELLPRHSVVLEILETVPPTPAVIERCIALKAAGFTLALDDVIQLEPEFAELLALVEIVKVDIQPLSRIQLMQLVMKLKPMGKQLLAEKVDSREQMEQCLKLGFTLFQGYYFAKPTIISGKKLDHSQISLMKLMGLLLGDAPTSEIETALKPEPGLTINLLRMTNSVGSGSSEKITSLGHAITVLGRRQLQRWLQLLVFSAGNPSGTSNPLLLLSATRGRLMELLAGKLQPGDIGFADQAFMAGIMSLMPALVGQPIADIVAPLGLTANVRDALCAGSGPLGALLRLAESSESGDISGLTVALGELPGLSPKALNHAQTQALQWSNSIGQEAAA from the coding sequence GTGAGCGAAAACGCCGCCGACCAGCTATTTCTAGGGCGCCAGCCCATTCTGGACCGCAATCAGCAGCTTTTCGCTTACGAACTGCTTTTCCGCAGCGGTAGCCGCAATTTCGCCGACATCACCTGCGGCGTGCAGGCTACCGCCACGGTCATCGCCAATGCTTTTACCGAGCTCGGCGTCGAAGCGGCGCTGGGCGAATATCGCGGCTTCATCAATGTCGACGAAGCCTTCCTGTTCAGCGACCTGCTCGAGTTGCTGCCGCGCCACTCTGTCGTTCTCGAAATCCTCGAAACCGTCCCGCCAACGCCAGCCGTCATCGAACGCTGTATCGCCCTCAAAGCGGCCGGCTTTACGCTGGCGCTCGACGACGTCATCCAGCTCGAACCCGAATTCGCCGAGCTGCTGGCCTTGGTCGAAATCGTCAAGGTCGATATCCAGCCACTGTCGCGCATCCAGCTCATGCAGCTGGTCATGAAACTGAAGCCGATGGGCAAGCAATTGCTGGCCGAAAAAGTCGATTCGCGCGAGCAGATGGAACAATGTCTGAAACTGGGCTTCACGCTGTTCCAAGGCTACTATTTCGCCAAGCCGACGATCATTTCCGGCAAGAAGCTCGATCATTCGCAGATTTCGCTCATGAAACTCATGGGGCTGCTGCTCGGCGATGCGCCAACGTCGGAAATCGAAACCGCGCTCAAGCCTGAACCCGGTTTGACCATCAACCTGCTGCGCATGACCAATTCGGTCGGCTCAGGCAGCAGCGAAAAAATCACTTCGCTCGGCCATGCCATCACCGTCCTCGGCCGCCGCCAACTGCAACGCTGGTTGCAACTGCTGGTTTTCTCGGCCGGCAACCCGAGTGGCACGAGCAACCCGCTGCTCCTCCTGTCCGCCACCCGCGGCCGACTCATGGAACTGCTCGCTGGCAAATTGCAGCCGGGTGACATCGGCTTTGCCGACCAGGCCTTCATGGCCGGCATCATGTCGCTGATGCCGGCACTGGTCGGCCAGCCCATCGCCGACATCGTCGCCCCGCTCGGTCTCACCGCCAATGTGCGCGACGCCCTGTGCGCCGGCAGCGGCCCACTCGGCGCCCTGCTCCGCCTGGCCGAAAGCAGCGAATCCGGCGATATTTCCGGGTTGACCGTAGCCCTCGGCGAATTGCCGGGGCTTAGCCCGAAAGCGCTGAACCACGCCCAGACCCAGGCGCTGCAATGGTCCAACAGCATTGGGCAGGAAGCTGCGGCTTAA
- a CDS encoding phosphomannomutase/phosphoglucomutase, which translates to MSQLPAEIFKAYDIRGIVDKSLTADVVRQIGHALGSLAVEQGQKAIAVGRDGRLSGPELASALMDGICAAGCDAIDVGCVPTPVTYFAAYELGVHSCVSVTGSHNPPDYNGLKMVIGGNTLALDAIQDLKKRIEAGNLKHGQGARSSADVLGAYVEKIIGDVKLARPMKIVMDCGNGVAGAIAPELFKGLGCDIVPLFCEVDGNFPNHHPDPSKPENLADVIKALQETDAEIGIAFDGDGDRLGVVTKDGEIIFPDRQLMLFAADVLSRVPGGTVIYDVKCTRLLAPWIKQHGGVPLMWNTGHALVKAKLRETGAPLAGEMSGHTFFKERWYGFDDGLYTGARLLEILSQAANANPVLKNLPNSPSTPELNIKMAEGEPFTLIDKLKADGKFTGAEEIITIDGVRVEYADGFGLARPSNTTPVVVLRFEADNAVALERIQADFRQALNAVWPGIQLPF; encoded by the coding sequence ATGAGCCAACTTCCTGCTGAAATTTTCAAGGCCTACGACATTCGCGGCATCGTCGATAAATCGCTGACCGCCGACGTCGTGCGCCAGATCGGCCACGCCCTCGGTTCGCTGGCCGTCGAGCAAGGCCAGAAGGCCATCGCCGTCGGCCGTGACGGTCGCCTGTCCGGCCCCGAACTAGCTAGCGCACTGATGGACGGCATCTGCGCCGCCGGTTGCGACGCCATCGACGTCGGCTGCGTGCCGACCCCGGTCACCTACTTCGCCGCCTACGAACTGGGCGTTCATTCCTGCGTCTCGGTCACCGGCAGCCACAACCCGCCCGACTACAACGGCCTCAAGATGGTCATCGGCGGCAACACGCTGGCCCTCGACGCCATCCAGGACCTCAAAAAACGCATCGAAGCCGGCAACCTCAAGCACGGCCAGGGCGCGCGCAGTTCGGCCGACGTCCTCGGCGCGTACGTCGAGAAGATCATCGGCGACGTCAAGCTAGCCCGCCCGATGAAGATCGTCATGGATTGCGGCAACGGCGTCGCCGGCGCGATTGCCCCTGAGCTCTTCAAGGGCCTCGGCTGCGACATCGTGCCGCTGTTCTGCGAAGTCGATGGCAATTTCCCGAACCACCACCCGGACCCGTCCAAGCCGGAAAACCTGGCCGACGTGATCAAGGCCCTCCAGGAAACCGACGCTGAAATCGGCATTGCCTTCGACGGCGACGGCGACCGCCTCGGCGTCGTGACCAAGGACGGCGAAATCATCTTCCCGGACCGCCAGCTCATGCTCTTCGCCGCCGACGTGCTGTCGCGCGTGCCCGGTGGCACGGTCATTTACGACGTCAAATGCACGCGCCTGCTCGCCCCGTGGATCAAGCAACACGGCGGCGTGCCGCTCATGTGGAACACCGGCCACGCCCTGGTCAAGGCCAAACTGCGCGAAACCGGCGCCCCGCTGGCCGGCGAAATGTCCGGCCACACCTTCTTCAAGGAACGCTGGTACGGCTTCGACGACGGTCTCTATACGGGCGCCCGCCTGCTCGAAATTCTCAGCCAGGCAGCCAACGCCAATCCGGTTCTGAAAAACTTGCCGAATTCGCCGTCGACGCCGGAACTCAACATCAAGATGGCCGAGGGTGAGCCCTTCACGCTGATCGACAAGCTCAAGGCCGACGGCAAATTCACTGGCGCCGAGGAGATCATCACCATCGACGGCGTACGCGTAGAATACGCAGACGGCTTCGGTCTGGCCCGCCCGTCGAACACGACACCGGTGGTGGTGCTGCGTTTCGAAGCCGATAATGCCGTCGCGCTCGAACGCATCCAGGCCGATTTCCGTCAGGCCCTCAATGCAGTCTGGCCGGGGATTCAACTGCCGTTTTAA